A part of Miscanthus floridulus cultivar M001 chromosome 6, ASM1932011v1, whole genome shotgun sequence genomic DNA contains:
- the LOC136461179 gene encoding uncharacterized protein, with protein sequence MVGNGPRLQNCGGEAKCGGGGVRGKRAVALFQDPEGVLVNLTTQLVRVAGLNPMSFISHILPLEGGNYRVWREKYELALALSENDSALTSPCPTEPEDPVRVENQTDVDFTARKLDHAEVRMKYDLNRKKWDILNHKCLMVAKSTISDAIRGSIPDCDTATEYLKKVESLFIGSLKAYASTLIKKLFNETYSGGGIREHILKMSNTTSKLKPINLGLKDEFLIHLVFASLPKEYETFVVNYNIQPDKWDIEKLIAMCVQEERLKSSQGDSGNLVKDNKKKNFNKNAKPQGKTL encoded by the exons ATGGTTGGGAATGGCCCGCGGCTCCAGAACTGCGGCGGGGAGGCTAAATGCGGGGGTGGGGGTGTGAGAGGAAAACGAGCGGTGGCCTTATTTCAGGATCCGGAAGGAGTACTGGTCAACCTCACCACGCAGCTCGTGAGAGTAGCTG GACTCAATCCTATGTCATTTATCTCGCATATTCtgcctcttgaagggggcaactacagagtatggcgagagaagtatgagctcGCACTTGCGCTGTCCGAGAATGACTCAGCACTTACCTCtccatgtcctactgagccagaggacccggtgaggGTAGAAAATCAGACTGATGTTGATTTCACTGCTCGAAAGCTAGATCATGCAGAAGTTAGAATGAAATACGATCTTAATCGGAAGAAATGGGACATTTTGAAccacaagtgcttgatggtggccaaGTCCACTATCTCAGATGCTATAAGGGGATCAATCCCAGATTGTGATACCGCCACCGAGTATCTTAAAAAAGTGGAGAGTCTGTTTATTGGCTCTTtaaaggcttatgcaagcaccttgataaagaaattattcaatgagaCATACTCTGGTGGAGGTATAAGAgaacacatattgaagatgagcaacacaacATCCAAGCTCAAGCCAATAAATTTGGGACTCaaagatgagttcctgattcatttagtttttgcttccttgccgaaAGAGTATGAAACCTTTGTTGTTAACTACAATATACAGCCCGataagtgggacattgagaagctcattgcaatgtgtgtacaagaggagaggctaaaaagctcacagggtgactctggtaaccttgtgaaggacaacaaaaagaaaaatttcaataagaatgccaaacctcaagggaaaacCCTTTAG
- the LOC136456871 gene encoding uncharacterized protein, whose amino-acid sequence MSIQVAAVVTPPPCSSHSSSSSPASPSSSAIATSPRHAVLGVRLARSQSSLAGWNAGVIGRRRGGQHAIRRALSASIDSVGSDGGDDEEFLRRIQELAAGQHPGAGGDCGWPASVERSASSVGLPLSLRMLKRRKQQQQQLEQGRWDERLIDCAGESARAAVGRAFSSMVLIIRELQSFTLQMREALFYEDLQGVLARVHAEMHASFVWLFQHIFSGTPALMVSLMLLLANFTVYSMGDSVAAAATLPPPHAAVAAVEMVDTQQPEQSSHFQQRFDTPALKTFSTGRTASVGGNGDGGGKVRPVAGATGDGQSDESSYRQSGAVVPQDVSQSQATPLGAGSGSDASVSDSMAVEEAQQTVQDELVIWKRISDEATRMQASVRAEELMDPEILEQLVAPVEAPKPDVAYSSEHVATAQRYEQAVSEEPNSSLLLANFAQFLYQVQGDLDRAEHFFKRAVRAEPADAEALGWYAAFLWQARNDLAAAEETYQEAIAADPGNAHHAAAYAHFLWNTGGEDTCYPLD is encoded by the exons ATGAGCATCCAGGTCGCGGCGGTCGTGACCCCGCCGCCGTGCTCTTCccactcctcctcttcctctccggCGTCGCCTTCGTCCTCCGCCATTGCCACGTCTCCGCGGCATGCCGTTCTGGGCGTCAGGCTGGCGAGGAGCCAGTCGTCGCTGGCTGGCTGGAACGCCGGTGTTATTGGCCGGCGGCGCGGCGGGCAGCACGCGATCAGGCGCGCTCTCAGCGCGAGCATCGACAGCGTCGGGAGCGACGGCGGGGACGATGAGGAGTTCCTGAGGAGGATCCAGGAGCTCGCGGCGGGGCAGCACCCTGGCGCCGGCGGCGACTGCGGGTGGCCGGCGAGCGTGGAGCGGAGCGCGAGCAGCGTCGGGCTGCCGCTGTCCCTGCGGATGCTCAAGCggaggaagcagcagcagcagcagctggagcAGGGGCGGTGGGACGAGCGGCTCATCGACTGCGCCGGCGAGTCCGCGCGCGCCGCGGTGGGCCGCGCCTTCTCCTCGATGGTGCTCATCATCCGGGAGCTCCAGAGCTTCACGCTGCAGATGCGGGAGGCGCTCTTCTACGAGGACCTTCAGGGCGTCCTGGCGCGCGTCCACGCCGAGATGCACGCCTCCTTCGTCTGGCTCTTCCAGCACATCTTCTCCGGCACCCCGGCCCTTATGGTCTCCCTCATGCTGCTCCTCGCCAACTTCACCGTCTACTCCATGGGCGACAGCGTCGCGGCCGCTGCCACCCTCCCTCCTCCCCACGCCGCCGTGGCGGCTGTGGAGATGGTGGACACCCAGCAACCGGAACAATCGTCTCATTTCCAGCAGCGGTTCGACACCCCCGCGCTCAAGACGTTCTCCACCGGCCGCACGGCCTCGGTGGGCGGAAACGGCGACGGGGGCGGCAAGGTGCGGCCGGTTGCCGGCGCCACCGGCGACGGCCAGTCGGACGAGTCGTCGTACCGACAAAGCGGAGCGGTGGTGCCGCAGGACGTGTCGCAGTCGCAGGCGACGCCACTGGGCGCGGGCTCGGGCTCTGATGCGTCCGTGTCCGACTCAATGGCCGTGGAGGAGGCACAACAGACTGTACAGGACGAGCTGGTCATCTGGAAACGGATCTCCGATGAAGCCACCAGGATGCAGGCGAGCGTGCGTGCAGAGGAGCTGATGGACCCGGAAATTCTAGAGCAGCTCGTCGCGCCGGTGGAGGCGCCGAAGCCAGACGTGGCCTACTCGTCGGAGCACGTGGCCACGGCGCAGAGATACGAGCAGGCCGTGTCGGAGGAGCCCAACAGCTCGCTGCTCCTGGCTAACTTTGCGCAGTTCCTGTACCAGGTGCAGGGCGACCTCGACAG GGCGGAGCACTTCTTCAAGAGGGCGGTGCGCGCGGAGCCGGCGGACGCGGAGGCGCTGGGGTGGTACGCGGCGTTCCTGTGGCAGGCGCGCAACGACCTCGCGGCCGCGGAGGAGACGTACCAGGAGGCCATCGCCGCCGACCCCGGCAACGCGCACCACGCGGCAGCCTACGCGCACTTCCTGTGGAACACGGGCGGTGAGGACACATGCTACCCGCTCGACTGA